TAAGTGCCATGGTGGGATTAAATGAAACAGGATTTCAGGAATATGTACAAAATCATTATCCTTTGTTCGAAATTGAAAAGTTTTCATCAGAGGAAGTAGTTTTATTCCAAAGAAAAGAAGCTGTATGTCCGAATCATTATAATCATTACCTAATCACAGTTAATGAAGGCTATATTACAATTTATCAAATTAATGAAAATGGAGAAAAAATACTCGTGGAGAAAACTGCTGTATCCGCTGCCATGTTACCACATGTGGATCAGGAAAAATTAAAAAGTGGCATACTAAGAAAGACTAAGGAAGAGGTCTACCAACTGCTAGAAGACTATAGCAGCTAATAAGAAAGCGATATGATTGATCACAAAAAAATCATATCGCTTTCTTATACTTAGAAAACATGTCCTGCATTTTTTTCTATTCATTTTTATTGAGGGTTTGTATTGGGGCAAATATCGCTTTTTATGATAGAATATGTTACACTATGAAATAGCATAAACCTACTCAATATAATGGAGGAAGCAAAATGATCATATTAGGAATTGACCCAGGTATCGCTATTATGGGTTATGGTGTTATTAACTATACAGGTAACAGATTTCAGGTAATGGATTATGGTGCCATCACCACCTCTAGCAAAATCTCTACTGCGGAGCGTTTAAAAAAAATATACGAAGAATTAAACATTATCATAATAAAGTATCATCCAGAAGCGGTGGTTATAGAAGAACTTTTTTTTAATACAAATGCTAAAACAGTGTTATTAGTAGGTCAAGCCAGAGGTGTAGCAGTATTAGCTGCTGCTAATAATAATAAGCCGGTTTATGAATATACCCCTTTACAGGTAAAGCAGGGGGTAGTAGGCTATGGAAGAGCAGAAAAACATCAAGTTCAGCAGATGATTAAGACCATATTAAATCTTGAGAAGGTTCCAAAACCAGATGATGTTGCAGATGCCTTAGCTGTGGCGGTTTGTCATGCTCACTCGGGAAATTTTAAAGATTTATTTAAGTTAAAATAATTAAGATTGTATGGAGGGATGGATTTGTTTGAGTACATAAGAGGAAAGGTAAGTGATGTGATCTTAGATAAAATTGTTGTTGAAGTGGGTGGCATAGGCTATCGTATCCATAGCAGTATCCATAGTGCTACTATGGCGAAACCAGGAGAAACCATTACAATATTTACGCATTTTATCGTGAGAGAGGATGAAATGAGTTTGTACGGGTTTACTACCAAGGAAGAGTTAAGCATGTTTCAAAAGCTTATTTCTGTTTCAAAGGTAGGTCCTAAAGTAGGGGCTGCTGTATTGTCCACCTATACCTCAGCAAAACTAGCAAACTTTATCATAAATAATGATATACAAAGTATTTCAAAAGTGCCAGGGGTGGGGAAAAAGACCGCTGAAAGAATTATTTTAGAACTAAAGGATAAAGTAACTCACTATGCTATAGAAGAAGACGACATTGCCATCGAAACTCCATCTAGTTATGAAGTTGTAGAGGCATTGATGTCTTTGGGATACAATAGACAGGAAGCTCAAAAAGCTTTTGATAGGATTAAAGAGGAGAAATTATCTGTAGAAGAAATGATTAAAAAGGCATTGAGCTTATTAATAAAATAAGTAGGGAGGTGGGAAGATGTTGATGGAAGATGACGAAAGAATTATAACCAGTCATATAAGGGATGAAGATAAGCAGATAGAAAATGGTTTGCGCCCTAAGTATTTAGAAAGTTATATAGGACAAGATAAGGTAAAAGAAAAACTAAAAATCTTTATTGAAGCAGCAACTGTTAGAGGGGAAGCTTTGGATCATGTACTTTTATACGGTCCTCCAGGTTTAGGCAAAACAACCCTTTCTAATATTATTGCAAATGAGATGAATGTCAATATCCGAATAACTTCAGGACCTGCTATTGAGCGGCCAGGAGACTTGGCAGCTATTTTGACCAATCTTTCAGAAAATGATGTGTTGTTTATAGATGAAATACATAGATTAAATAGAAGTGTTGAAGAAATATTGTATCCTGCTATGGAGGACTTTGCTCTGGATATTATTATAGGAAAGGGACCAAGTGCTAGGTCTATTCGACTGGATCTATGTAAATTTACACTAATAGGTGCCACCACAAGAGCAGGATTACTGACCTCTCCATTAAGGGACAGATTCGGTGTAATTTGCAAACTGGATCTATACAATACGCAACAATTAACAGATATTGTGAAGCGTTCAGGCAATATTTTAGGGGTGGAGATTGTAGAGGAAGCTGCTGTAGAAATAGCCTCTCGATCTAGAGGGACACCTCGTATTGCAAATCGTCTTCTAAAAAGAATAAGAGATTATGCACAGGTGAGAGCAGATGGAAAAATAACGAAAACAGTAGCAAAAGAGGCCCTAATCCTTTTAGAAATTGATGAATTAGGCTTAGATGCAGTGGATAAAAAAATCATACAGACGATGATTGATAATTTCCGTGGAGGACCTGTAGGAGTAGATACATTGGCGGCCTCTACAGCGGAAGAAAAAAACACCATTGAAGATGTGTATGAGCCTTATCTTTTACAAATTGGCTTTATTAACAGAACCCCTAGAGGCAGAATCGTATCAGAAAAAGCATATAAACATTTTAATATTCCATATAAGAAGGAGTAGTGAAAAAATGGAAGGCTTAGGTAGAACTTTGATCCTTTTAGGTATAGTGATCTTCTTAGCAGGAGGTTTGTTAACAATCGGGGGAAGGCTTGGATTAGGTAGATTGCCAGGAGATATCTTCTTTCAAAAAGGAAACTTCTCCTTCTATTTTCCATTAGTAACAAGCATTATTTTAAGTGTTTTTTTAACGCTGATTCTTAATCTTTTTAGAAGATAGTAAGATGCTCCGTAAGAAAAATTAAAGAGAGAATAATTATTTCAGCGATAGAATTTATTTTACAAATAAATTTTTTGAAGGAATACACTAGGAACTTGTCGAAAAAGATATACTTATGGACATAAATATATGAATTTTAATGTATCAGGGACAAAGTCTTATGCTAAGGATACTAAGATGCAAGTCTAAAAACCTATATCTATAGAAGAATACTGTATAGATAACGAACCACAAGCTGTATTTTGCTAAGACTTAAGATTAGTTATTTATATTGAATCAGAGGGGGATAAATTCTATCATGAAAAAAACTGGCTTTATCACGATGCTATTTTTAATCATAATAATGATAATGCATAGTGGACAGACAGCCTTTGCTTTTGATAAGGCACAAATTCCTATGTATATAGAAATCGGGCTTTTTTTCGAGAATTCTGCTAAGTCTACGGTGAACTTAAAGGCTAATGATGGATTTGAGATAGGAAAATTTCAGCAAAATAATTTTGTAAGATTATTAGATTTTTTGGATAAAAAAGAAGTGATTTTAAGAAAAGATACTCATTATATCGGTGCTGGAGGAAGTTATGTTGAGTATACAGGAGCGATTAATACTTCGATGAATACCTCTAATCTTCAAGGCCCTTATCATGTACAGGTTGCTGATACTTTTAGTAGCAGTAATGAAGCTTTAAGTTTTATGCAATCTTTAAGTACAGGTATGGATCAACCTTACTTGGTATATGAAAATGGCTGGAAGGTATTTGTTGGGCTGTATGTGCATCAGGAAGAAGCTCAGTTAAAAGGAGAAGAAATAAGCAATGTAAACAGCTATCAGACGAAGGTAATCCCTCCATCCGCGACAAGGGTGCAGGTTTTAGATTTAGCGGGAAGACCACTGTTTATGTTTGATAGTAGGGAAAATATTTATTTTCGAGGTTTTGAAGATAAAGGAAATGTTTCTTTAATAAGCGTAGAGGGAAAAAACTATAGAGGAGCTATTGGGGCGAAAAGACTAAGTGCTAGTGATATGTCTATTGTCAATAAACTATTGTTAGAAGAATATTTATATGGGGTAGTGCCAAGAGAAATGCCAGCACTGTGGTCGCTAGAAGCCTTAAAGGCACAGGCGGTGGTGACTAGGGGTTATGCTGTATCTAATATCGGCAGATTTACAAACTTAGGCTTTGATCTGTGCAATACCACCAGATCACAGGTATATGGCGGCTATGACGCTGAGCATGCCAACAGTAATCGTGCTGTCAATGAAACAAGTTCTAAGGTAATTACCTACAATGGAAATGTCATCAGCGCCTTTTATCACTCCAACAGTGGTGGGCGTACAGAAAACAGCGAAAATGTTTGGTCTAATCCCCTCCCTTATATCAAAGGTGTAAAGGATGATTTTTCATTAGATGCTCCTAATTCTACTTGGAAAGAAGTGTTTACTAAAGGCCAGATAAAAAGTCTATTAGAGAAAAACAATATTTTTGTAGGAGATGTTACAGATATTCAAGCTACCTCTGTTTCAGAAAACGGCAGAATTTTAGAACTAACGATTTATGGTACAAATGGAAAAGAGGTGTTGGTAAAAGAAAGGAGCAGAAACTTATTCGGCTTGAAAAGCACATGGTTTACAGTGAATCCTATAGGCAATACTATAGGTAACACTACAAGCAACAGCAATGTTACAATACAAGGAGACCCTGAAATCCTTCATGCTACAGAGCTACAAAATCAATCTATCCTTTCAGCCAACGGTGTAACGAAAATTACCAATCCTTCTAATATAAAAATCTTTGATGGTAAAAACTATAGAGAGATAGCGTTCTCTTCTGCTGTAACAGCCGAGTCCTTTGAATTTGTTGGTAAAGGATTTGGACATGGCTTAGGTATGAGTCAATATGGAGCGAAAAAAATGGCAGAAGAAGGTTACAATTATATGCAAATACTAGCCCATTACTATACAGGCATAAAGGTGGAATAAATAAGAATGAAGACAAAAGATTTTTACTTTGATTTACCTGAAGAACTTATTGCACAAAAACCATTAGAAAAGAGAGACCAATCTCGATTGCTGGTTTTAGATAAAAAAACTGGAGAGATGGAACATACTTATTTTTATAATATCTTAAACTATTTAAAGGCGGGAGACTGCTTGGTAGTAAATGATACAAGAGTACTGCCTGCCAGATTGATTGGAGAAAAGGAAGGTACTGGAGGAAAAGTAGAATTTCTACTATTAAAAAGAAAAGAACTGGATACATGGGAGACATTAGTTAAGCCTGGTAAGAAAGCTAAGCTAGGTAGCCGGTTTGTTTTTGGTGATGGTTTATTGCAAGCAGAGGTGATAGATATCGTTGAAGAAGGAAATCGCGTGATTAAATTTCACTACACCGGAGTTTTTGAAGAAATCTTGGATCAATTAGGCAAAATGCCTTTACCTCCTTATATCACAGAAACGCTAGAGGATAATGAACGATATCAGACAGTATATTCCAAAAATCAGGGTTCGGCAGCAGCGCCAACCGCTGGCCTTCATTTTACAGAAGAATTATTAGAGAAAATCAAGGAAAAAGGTGTAAAAATAGTATATATTACACTGCACGTAGGACTAGGGACCTTCAGACCTGTAAAGGTAGAGGACATAGAAAGCCACAAGATGCATTCAGAGTATTATACCATCAGCAAAGAGGCAGCAGATAGCATCAATGCAACGAAGGCGCAAGGAGGGCAAGTAATAGCAGTAGGTACTACTAGCTGTAGAACGCTGGAATCTGCTGCAATAGAGGCCTCAAAAATAAAAGAAGGTAGTGGATGGACAGATATTTTTATTTATCCAGGATATGAATTTAAAATTGTAGATCATTTGATTACAAATTTTCATTTACCCGAATCCACATTAATTATGTTGGTTAGTGCTTTATCACAAAAAGATATCATTATGAAGGCATATGAAACAGCTGTCAAAGAAAGATATCGTTTTTTTAGCTTTGGAGACGCAATGTTTATTAAGTAGAAAGGTAGGTAAGTAAATGGCTTTAACATATGAACTTATTAAAGAATGCAAACAAAGTGGTGCGAGGTTAGGGAAAATACATACTAAAAGAGGAACCATTGAGACACCTATTTTTATGCCTGTAGGCACTCAAGCTACTGTAAAAACCATGGCTCCAGAAGAATTAAAGGAGATAAAATCCCAAATTATTTTAAGTAACACCTACCACTTATACCTGAGACCTGGACATGAACTTGTAAAAAAAGCTGGAGGGCTGCATAAGTTTATGAACTGGGATAAGCCGATCTTGACAGATAGTGGTGGGTTTCAAGTGTTTAGTTTAGGGGATCTTAGAAAAATATCAGAGGAAGGCGTGGAATTTCGATCCCATTTGGATGGTTCAAAGCATTTTATTAGTCCAGAAAAGGCGGTGGAGATTCAAAATGCTCTAGGCTCTGATATTATGATGGTGTTTGACGAGTGTGCGCCTTATCCTGCTGATAGAGATTATGTAAAAAAATCTCTAGAACGTACAACAAGGTGGGCAAAAAGGTGTAAAGAGGCGCATAAAAACATTGAGGATCAAAACCTTTTTGGCATTATCCAAGGGGGCATGTATGCTGATCTAAGAAAACAAAGTGCTCAGGAGCTATTGGAACTTGATTTCCCAGGTTATGCAGTAGGTGGTTTAAGTGTTGGAGAGCCGAAACCATTAATGTATGAAGTGCTGGAACATACTACACCCCTTATGCCAAAAAACAAACCTAGATACTTAATGGGGGTGGGAAGTCCTGATTGTTTAATAGAAGGGGCAATTCGAGGTATTGATATGTTTGACTGTGTACTGCCCACTAGAATTGCTAGGAATGGTACAGCTATGACCAGTCGCGGTAAAGTAGTTATAAAAAATGCTAAATATACCGAAGACTTTGAAGGGTTAGATCCAGAATGTAGCTGTTATACCTGTAGAAATTATTCAAAAGCATACTTAAGACATTTGTTTAAAGCGAATGAAGTGCTAGGGCTCCGATTATTAAGTTATCATAACTTGTATTTTTTACTTAAATTAATGGAAGAGATACGGGAAGCTATTAAAGAAGACCGACTGCTAGATTATAGAAAAAGCTTTTTTCAAAAATATGGTTATGAGGTATAATTATAAGAAAATAGGAAAAATTAGATGCTATAAGTATATTGATTTTATTTATTTCTTAAATAAATTGAGTAAAAAAAAAGGAAATTCAATATAGATGTGGAATAAATTATCTTATGTAGAAAGAGAGGGGGAAATGTATGCAAAATTTAGGTGGTTTAATTATACCTTTAGGATTCCTAGCTATTTTTTACTTTTTGGTAATTCGACCTCAACAAAAGAGGGAGTCGAAAACCAGAGAAATGAGAAATAATCTTAAAGTAGGGGATGAGATTGTAACCATCGGTGGAATATATGGTACAATTTTAAAGATTAAAGATGATACCCTTACCATTGAAATAGGCGCTGACAAAACAAAGCTTACTATTGCAAGGTGGGCTATTGGTAGTGTTACCAATGAAATTAAATCTAAGTAGTTGATTCTTTTTTAAAATAAAGTAGTGGATTTTCCACTACTTTATTTATTTTTATGGGATTTGCTATTCTAAGGGAATATTTACTCCATAGATGCATATTTATTTATAAAAACCACTATGGAGGTGTTAGAATGAAAAGCGGTATCACGGGAGGCTTTAATATATGGATCTATGGGAAAGGACTAGTGAGAGGATATATTATATCGCTGGCACTGTTTTTATTAGGTGCTATATTGATTACATATACAGGATTAGGTGAAAACATTATTCCCGTATTAACATCTGTGATTATGATTGTAAGTATAGCCTATGCTGCTATTTATGTAGCAATACACATTAAGCAAAAAGGTTGGCTGCATGGTGGACTAATCGGTATTTTATATATTTTTATACTTATTCTGCTAAGCAAAGCTTTTGTTACAGGTTATATTGTGGATCGTATTGCTTATTTTAGAATATTTATTAGTATGGTGGCTGGTGTGATTGGTGGGATGATAGGAATTAATATGAAATAAATTTCTTTTTTTTCTCTATGCATTGTGATATAATTTTATGGGACATTATATTGGAAAGGAGTCTTAATGATGAAGCATATTAAAACATTAACTGGAGCCAATTTATCTAAAAGTGCTGTAAAAGGTGGTTGTGGCGAATGCCAAACATCTTGTCAATCAGCCTGCAAAACTTCTTGTACAGTTGCGAATCAACAGTGCGAAAATCAATAAAAGCATAATACAATACATAAAACAAGGCAGCAGTATATATTCACTGCTGTTTTTTCTTGAATATTATTAAATAATTATATAAAATAGATATGGATAGCTGAATTAAGAAAGGGGCACTTTATTGTAATGATTCATAAATTTTCTCAAGGAAATGTAAATATCGTGTTAGATGTAAATAGTGGTGCTGTTCACGTGGTAGATCAATTGGTTTATGATGTGTTAGATTATTATCCTGAAAATACAAAGGAAAAAATAATGCCTCTGTTGAAGGACAAGTATAGTGATGAAAAAATTTCAGAGGCGGTTGACGAGATAGATAGTTTAATCAGCAATGGTTTATTGTTTTCCAAAGAAAATTATCTACAACATGAAGCTTTTCAAAGCAGAGAAACTGTTGTAAAGGCTTTGTGCTTGCATATAGCACATGATTGTAATATTCGTTGCAAGTATTGTTTTGCATCACAAGGAGATTTTAAAGGAGAAAGGAGCTTGATGACGCCAGAAGTAGGTAAAAAAGCTCTTGACTTTTTATTAGAGAACTCCGGTAGACGAAGAAACTTAGAGGTGGACTTTTTTGGTGGAGAGCCTTTAATGAACTTTGAGGTGATCAAAGAGATTGTTGATTATGGTAGACAGCAAGAAAAAAAATACGAAAAAAATATAAGATTTACAATCACCACCAATGGGGTTTTATTGAATAAGGACACCATGGATTATATTAACAAAAACATGCATAATGTTGTCTTAAGTATAGATGGCAGAAAAGAAATTAATGACTACATGAGATATACAATAAATGGAGGCGGAACTTATGATATTATTATTCCTAAACTCCTAGAAATGGCAGCACTACGGAATCATGAAAATTATTATGTCAGAGGAACCTTTACCAGCCATAATCTAGATTTTGCAGCGGATGTGTTGCACTTAGCTGATTTAGGCTTTAAACATATTTCAGTAGAGCCAGTGGTGGCAACAGAGGAAAATGACTATGCTATAAACGAAGAAGATTTACCACAGGTTCTTAAAGAATATGAATACTTAGCAGAGGAATGTATAAAAAGAAATAAGGCAGGGAAAGGCTTTAATTTTTTCCACTTTATGATTGATTTAAATCAAGGTCCCTGTGTTATAAAAAGGCTGTTGGGCTGTGGCGCAGGAGCAGAGTATTTGGCGGTTACCCCTGAAGGAGAATTATATCCTTGCCATCAGTTTGTTGGAGATGAAAACTTTAA
The sequence above is drawn from the Clostridium formicaceticum genome and encodes:
- a CDS encoding BofC C-terminal domain-containing protein — its product is MFRKKRRFPSKVIFFIIACSFIIVGFFAGYYKFTPPQDEKIPFAEENNIQRNERIDNVQQLEESDDAPVNYHEDSIEAETQIVYKTFYTICENTMEEVMTPVSAMVGLNETGFQEYVQNHYPLFEIEKFSSEEVVLFQRKEAVCPNHYNHYLITVNEGYITIYQINENGEKILVEKTAVSAAMLPHVDQEKLKSGILRKTKEEVYQLLEDYSS
- the ruvC gene encoding crossover junction endodeoxyribonuclease RuvC, translating into MIILGIDPGIAIMGYGVINYTGNRFQVMDYGAITTSSKISTAERLKKIYEELNIIIIKYHPEAVVIEELFFNTNAKTVLLVGQARGVAVLAAANNNKPVYEYTPLQVKQGVVGYGRAEKHQVQQMIKTILNLEKVPKPDDVADALAVAVCHAHSGNFKDLFKLK
- a CDS encoding DUF2905 domain-containing protein; translation: MEGLGRTLILLGIVIFLAGGLLTIGGRLGLGRLPGDIFFQKGNFSFYFPLVTSIILSVFLTLILNLFRR
- a CDS encoding SpoIID/LytB domain-containing protein, with translation MKKTGFITMLFLIIIMIMHSGQTAFAFDKAQIPMYIEIGLFFENSAKSTVNLKANDGFEIGKFQQNNFVRLLDFLDKKEVILRKDTHYIGAGGSYVEYTGAINTSMNTSNLQGPYHVQVADTFSSSNEALSFMQSLSTGMDQPYLVYENGWKVFVGLYVHQEEAQLKGEEISNVNSYQTKVIPPSATRVQVLDLAGRPLFMFDSRENIYFRGFEDKGNVSLISVEGKNYRGAIGAKRLSASDMSIVNKLLLEEYLYGVVPREMPALWSLEALKAQAVVTRGYAVSNIGRFTNLGFDLCNTTRSQVYGGYDAEHANSNRAVNETSSKVITYNGNVISAFYHSNSGGRTENSENVWSNPLPYIKGVKDDFSLDAPNSTWKEVFTKGQIKSLLEKNNIFVGDVTDIQATSVSENGRILELTIYGTNGKEVLVKERSRNLFGLKSTWFTVNPIGNTIGNTTSNSNVTIQGDPEILHATELQNQSILSANGVTKITNPSNIKIFDGKNYREIAFSSAVTAESFEFVGKGFGHGLGMSQYGAKKMAEEGYNYMQILAHYYTGIKVE
- the queA gene encoding tRNA preQ1(34) S-adenosylmethionine ribosyltransferase-isomerase QueA is translated as MKTKDFYFDLPEELIAQKPLEKRDQSRLLVLDKKTGEMEHTYFYNILNYLKAGDCLVVNDTRVLPARLIGEKEGTGGKVEFLLLKRKELDTWETLVKPGKKAKLGSRFVFGDGLLQAEVIDIVEEGNRVIKFHYTGVFEEILDQLGKMPLPPYITETLEDNERYQTVYSKNQGSAAAPTAGLHFTEELLEKIKEKGVKIVYITLHVGLGTFRPVKVEDIESHKMHSEYYTISKEAADSINATKAQGGQVIAVGTTSCRTLESAAIEASKIKEGSGWTDIFIYPGYEFKIVDHLITNFHLPESTLIMLVSALSQKDIIMKAYETAVKERYRFFSFGDAMFIK
- the tgt gene encoding tRNA guanosine(34) transglycosylase Tgt, which gives rise to MALTYELIKECKQSGARLGKIHTKRGTIETPIFMPVGTQATVKTMAPEELKEIKSQIILSNTYHLYLRPGHELVKKAGGLHKFMNWDKPILTDSGGFQVFSLGDLRKISEEGVEFRSHLDGSKHFISPEKAVEIQNALGSDIMMVFDECAPYPADRDYVKKSLERTTRWAKRCKEAHKNIEDQNLFGIIQGGMYADLRKQSAQELLELDFPGYAVGGLSVGEPKPLMYEVLEHTTPLMPKNKPRYLMGVGSPDCLIEGAIRGIDMFDCVLPTRIARNGTAMTSRGKVVIKNAKYTEDFEGLDPECSCYTCRNYSKAYLRHLFKANEVLGLRLLSYHNLYFLLKLMEEIREAIKEDRLLDYRKSFFQKYGYEV
- the yajC gene encoding preprotein translocase subunit YajC, which gives rise to MQNLGGLIIPLGFLAIFYFLVIRPQQKRESKTREMRNNLKVGDEIVTIGGIYGTILKIKDDTLTIEIGADKTKLTIARWAIGSVTNEIKSK
- a CDS encoding TIGR04086 family membrane protein — encoded protein: MKSGITGGFNIWIYGKGLVRGYIISLALFLLGAILITYTGLGENIIPVLTSVIMIVSIAYAAIYVAIHIKQKGWLHGGLIGILYIFILILLSKAFVTGYIVDRIAYFRIFISMVAGVIGGMIGINMK
- the scfB gene encoding thioether cross-link-forming SCIFF peptide maturase, which translates into the protein MIHKFSQGNVNIVLDVNSGAVHVVDQLVYDVLDYYPENTKEKIMPLLKDKYSDEKISEAVDEIDSLISNGLLFSKENYLQHEAFQSRETVVKALCLHIAHDCNIRCKYCFASQGDFKGERSLMTPEVGKKALDFLLENSGRRRNLEVDFFGGEPLMNFEVIKEIVDYGRQQEKKYEKNIRFTITTNGVLLNKDTMDYINKNMHNVVLSIDGRKEINDYMRYTINGGGTYDIIIPKLLEMAALRNHENYYVRGTFTSHNLDFAADVLHLADLGFKHISVEPVVATEENDYAINEEDLPQVLKEYEYLAEECIKRNKAGKGFNFFHFMIDLNQGPCVIKRLLGCGAGAEYLAVTPEGELYPCHQFVGDENFKLGDVNDNSLDMSMYKEFSNAHVYHKEACQQCWAKFYCSGGCHANAYNFNKSIYTPYKVGCEMEKKRIECALMIQARLMEEV